atattatatatatttattttaaatatataaataaatatatatttatgtatatcattatatgatttgatattattttattattaattaaaaagcattcaatcatataatatcatacatcaagtatatactcatttatatatttaagaaaaatacacatagtttttattgataatataaagattaaatagtaattttactatcttataaatttgaaaaactcttttatagatcaaacttaaatattctaaacttgataattaacctctaaataaatttgaaaactcacaaatcaattattaaaatcttttaaaaaccctaatcGTGGCTTTgcttcttaaaaatttatcttattcaacccatatattttaaaaatattttttatgactccaatagtttataatatgacATCTATGTCCCTAATAGATTGtgttttgcttaatttttcaGGGCATACATTAGCATTATTGGCACTATTGAAGCCCATATtgaaaattcaacatttttgaaAACACGACGAAACTTTTTTCTTAATATCTGAAAATCTCCTGAAATTATATTCTACCCCGCACATTTTGAGTATTTTCTTATTACCtcaatagtttgtaatataacatttatatccGTAATTTGTTATGCTTTGTTCAGTTTTTTAAGGTTACAACTGTTATTTCTTAAACTATTGaagaatatattcaaatttaaaaatatccaaaaaagcctaaaatatagaataaatttCCAAAAGCtcttaaaatatttcattattattataaatattttttttaattcaattaaaatataaataaatcatcataatcatatttaaattaggaTCTTTTAAATATActtatttaaatatacaataaaattatgtatacatattttaagtacataaatgaatacatatttgATGTATCATtgtgtgattaaatgattttgaattaaaaataaaatatcactaaattatatgataacacataaatatatacctatttatatatacaaaataaaaacatatagtattactcttaaatattacttctcttttttattctatatatataaaagactaaTGCAGAGGAAAATACATGCGTACGTAAAAACAAACAGTTAGAGAAACACTACCATTTTCACATTTACATCATTTTTAAGGATATTCTTTATTGCAAATACATATAAGTATTTCTACTATCAAATCGTACCATGTTAAAAATCATTTATCCTCTTATTTCTTTTGCGCCTTATTCATCTTACAATTGTAAATAGAGATTAAGGTTAATTGTGGGGTCCTCAACACCACTATCGTACTCTAGatcaattaattacaataaatttcatcatcaaaacaATTATTCGTTTCTTTCTTATATACGTTGGCTACAATCAAACCCACTAGAGAGATACATGAGTATGACTAATCTCATCACTCTTTTCTATTAAACAAGAAACACATCTGAGTCGAATCAACCCTTCAGGACTGAGCTCAACTACTCTTTTAGGGCCAAATCAACTAGACTGAACAGATAAAACCCTTAATCTTAGTCTAACTCCTATAGGTCTCAAACTCTATTCCTCTTGGGACTCTTTTAGGGGATTCCACATATTTGTGCTTAGGCTTCATTGCTCCTTATTCTATACTAGCAGAAAGGCCCGTGGAAATTGAGAAAGATAACACAGGCTAAATGGATATTCTTTcgcttcaaattttattttacggTAGAATATAGATGCTCAGCAATCACCTGCGGGCACCGGATTAGTACAGATAAATTAAAGCAAAGATTTTGgggaaaaataacaaaaaatactaATACATGGTGATTGTGATAAGGGAGGTAGAGAAGTAAATTTGTAAGTTAAACATTCAAGACTATCTTTAATTGTACAAACAATGCAGCATAAATTCTTATTTCTCTGAAATAAAATCTTCACTTGAAATACAAAGGAGAATCAGTTTAAGGGTCAAACAGTATTCATAAAATAAGGATGCCTCTTCTAATGAAAAGCTACAAAATATGCTGCCTCTCCAATCAGCCAAAGATAATCCCTCCTCGTGGTGATGTCCACCAATGAGTCACCTTGGCACTGACAAACCTAACTCTATACAACCAACAATGCAAAGAATAAAATGAGAAGAATGTAcacataaatgaaaaaatatatataataatataaaaatagtaattccatgtcaattaaaatacaaaaataaaatcctcTTAATACTGTAATTTCAACTGATTCAATGTTATATATGTTACAACtagtaaaaaatttgttaagcAATTATACAACTAGCTTCCAAAAAGTTGCGCTACTAGCCTGAGGACCGAAACAGATCAATTCATCCAgctaaactaaatcaaattctttcTAGTCACAAAGCAATGAAGGATGGATGACAGTGCCCACCTCCAAAAACAGCAAATATATCTCACGTACCATCAATTCCATCTGGGAGAAGGAGCATTTATGTTACTATGGTAttctaacaaattataaatgaatCATATTTACAGAAGTTCATGCCCACAAAATTCCATTCAACGCTATTGCCCTAAATTTCTGTAATGAGAACACTAAGCCTTTAAgaatttcaaactcatttcaCTTTCTATATTGAAATTAAAGTCTATAAGAAATAAGTTTACATCAACATATAAGCAAAAATACAACAGATTGGATAGATACCACCCACCAAGAATTGGCATGCCCTACCATAACATTAACTAAATATTGGCAGCATAATTCAGGACagagaaataaatataatgGTAAGATAGGTAGCTCCTGAACCTAAACGTATCATCACTCGCTTATTAAGCACAGCAGCTAATTGGCAGGAAGCCATGATAGGAAGCAACTAACAGTCAGGTAAATCCTGAAACTCAATGTAGGCAACAGAACACAATAAAATTAGCTGCCCAGGCAAGTTGtcaacattttctttaattGCATTTTCAATGCAATATTTCCTTacaagcaaaaagaaaatttactaAGTTACCAATAATTTAATCCAGAACAATGGCCAGAAAACAGTTTACTGGAAACAAAAACCAAGATTGACTTCTTAATCAACAAATCCAAAAACCAAAAAGACAGTAATTCAATCATGCCAACAATAGAAGTAACTTACATGTACACAAATCCACATTCAAGGgcatcattttaatttttttttttttttgaattaatttgggGGAATTGGCAAAATCAACAAAGTAACATAGTTAGAATGAAATATGTATCCACTCTGAAATCACTAAAAGCGTCCAAGACAACTAAGAAAGAACTAATAGTTCCGTActtgataatgatgatgaggGCATAATTGACAGGTCTTGCAAATCCCAATCTATTTATTATGTGCCTGCAGGAACCAAATTTTCCAGTTAGACAGAATCAATATACCCGATGAAAGCCCTTTCAACCCCTCTGTGTTTTCCTCATAGCAAATCCCACTAACTGCAGGCGAAAACTAAAATCTGAAGATAGAAAAAGGGCTTCACTGTAATTTTAAGTTAGCCAGTTGTTAGTGAAATTAAGTGCTTAAACCCTGTATCTGTaacaaaccaaaaccaaaaatttaaacaatttaaccTACATGTCGGATAAAAATGCCTTTCGCACACGCAAAGACACTACAATATGTAattaacttaataaaaaatttctgactgttgaaattctaatttctcCGTAACACTGGACAAAAAAGAAATCTTAGAAATTCCAAAGGGATTTACACagtcaaacaaaataaatcaattacGCACAGAAAAGATTGATAATTCATTTTACAGAGAACAATTTAGGAGAAGCAAAAAGCTACTCACagtcaaaaagagaaaaagcaaGTACTAGAGGCCGGGAGAGGTGCAGCAGAGTGTACCCTGTGAAAGAGATCGACAGCTCTTCGAAGTCGTGCTCAGACATGACGTCATCCTTGCCGACGCCACCACGCTGTGTAGTGGCAACAGCGACTGCACGCATCCCAGTTCCGACGGAGATCTATCAAATTTACCAAAACAATTGCAAATTATTCACAAAAAGAAAGCACAAACAACTATATTCCTATTCAAAAGGTAATTGACTGTTGCATACCTGGAAAGAAAAACCCGGCGAATGGGGGAGGGAGAAGGGTTCGTGTGGGGAGGGGACAGGACTGAGGTAGCGGATCTGGTGGATTGAGATTTTGGGGCGCTGGACCGGATGGCGGATCGTATGAACGACAAAGATGATCTTTGGATTAGTCTATTGCAAGAAGAAGCCATTACTAAATTTTTAGAGGATTGAAACAGAGAATTGTAAGAACTGTAGTTAAGGCTTTACGGCgtaagggtttagggttttagcgTAACCAAGTTCTTGCGTTTGAAGGGTTCGTGTTTTCTCGTTTGGGTTTGGATCGGGTTGGGTTCGTTCGACTCGGTATAATTGTGCTGTCATCCCAGCTTTACagcaaacaaattaaaaaggggtattaaattaaatacttattttatctttttattaagtgaaaatatccatttttcttattttaaagtaaaaatatctattttttctattattaagtaaaaagggtctaaatattttttaaactatcaaaatcacccttcaccacatctatataaactctctcactcacaCTCATTACATAAACTtttcatatcactcaaatacttactttcattatcatttttactcaatatcaattattacGAGTTCATTCGAAAGGAAGAAATTCgtattttagaatttgaataaaaaaatcaattcgtgagaaaaaagatatttatacgaattttaactcaaaacttaattttatttgttaaatctagttcgtATGTCATATAAATGGGGTATTTGGatgtttgataataaattaggggttaaataaaatgttaaaaaatatggacacattttgatattacaaaatatataaaagatttaaataacatgttaaaaatagataaatgcattttgatacaagacaacatacaatggtgttaaatgaaatgttatataattatggGGGGTaattgaaatgttataaaaatatgagggtattttgatattaaatattgtaagaacgttgtaaataaaatgttaagaataaatagatgcattttgatattaaataacatacaagggtgttaaatgaaatattagaaaaatataggagtattttaatattaaatattgtaaaacggttttaaatgatatgttaagagTACATAGGTGTATTTTCATATAAGACAATATGTAAGggtgttatatgaaatattagataattatatgaagttaattgaaatattaaaaaaatatggaagatattttgatattaaacttttttagactGTTTTAAGTGACATGTTAGGAGTAGATAAATGCATTTCGAGAAAATACAACatttaagggtgttaaatgaaatgttcgtaattataagggttaaatgaaatgttaaacaaatatcagggtattttgatattaaatattataagaatgttttaaatgaaatgttacaaataaataaatgcattttAATACAAGATAACATGTGagtgttatatgaaatgttgataagtatagggggttaatttaaattttaaaaaaaatatgaagggtattttaatattaaacatttttaaatggttttaaatAACAAGTTATGAGTAAGTTGAgatattttgagaaattatagATAACATATATATCAGTAAATGGTTATTGtggattttttcttataaatatttaatttttctcataaatttgtcattgtaagattgataattaaaataactggTTATGCGTTGGTTCGTTTCTAGGAAGAATGGATTCAACGTGataacaacacaatgaaatatgttagaaaatgtaaacaattgattaaaattccctcCGGAACAATATTTGAAagatttattcaatttttgagTGAGCATTGCGGTCTTGATCCAATCAGAAACTATTTTCAACTATTTatgaagtcaagaaaaattgagctcaatTGCCTAGTATAAatccaaaatgataaagatgtctaaggtcttatcgatatgtctcaatacttctAGGAATgtattcatgtttttgttacatgtaccccgaTCGaaggataaaaagaaaaaaaagaacaaattagtgaagttaaaaaaaaatatgatttggaagacttgattgatttcggTAATGATGTATTGTATATTGTAAATGAATGGGCTTatggagagaaagatagggttctcgattggggtgactttgaagGGAATGACATGACTGATATTCCTCTTGATGAGACAGAGTCCAAGCATATATCATTGGTTATcgagagtataaataatttgcagcttgaagatcctatctTAGGTGGCAAAAATTATTCTGGGcaattttttgacaatatccCAACTAATCCATTTAGATAActtcttgattttcctccacagccatcaacatTATCAAGTGGTACATGATTGATTTGAGAGGAGAATATTataaagtttgataatattttccATAACAAATAATACTTGAAAGATATTGTGGATCagtttgtcataaaaaaaagatttcaataCAAGGTACTTAAGTTTGACATAGGGCAATGAAAGATTAAGTGTAATGATGAAAAATCTCACTGGTTTCTATCTGTAACCAAACCCAAAGTCAGtgaaatctttcaaatcatTAAAATGGATCCAACTTATACatgttcaattgatcaaataatacCACATCACCAATAAGTTGGGCCCCAAGTTTTAGGTCTATTAATAAGGTCAAAGTTGGTATTGactgatcgaatttatcggtcTAAAGAGATAATTATCGACATTGTCGActagtataaaattgacatttcatattcacaagtTTGACGGACAAGAAATTAGGCGTTAAATTCACTAAAGGGCTTACTAGAAAAATCATTTATACCCTTATCaaattattgctacaatttaaaGTGTACTAATTCAGGAACCCCTACCGCTATTGAAACGGACGATCAATATCGATTTACGTATTTTTTTAATGGCATTCGGATGTTTTGTCTGTACATTTAGACTATATCTTCGacctattatttatattgacgTTGTTTTCCTTAAAAGTCAAAATCTTGGTTGTTTATTCCTTGCGATGGGTCTcaatggtaataaccagatatacctAATTTCTTTCGGTgtcggtaaaaaaaaaaatcacaacacgtggtgttggtttctcaagAAGGTTAAAGAAAAGATCCATACAATCCCCAAGTTGacaataatctcagatcgacatcatgttatatactctaTAATAGTTGAAGTTTTTCCAAATGCTACCATGGGTGTTGTTTCCATCACCTTCTGTGATAAGTGCTGTCgtcgacacccaaattaaaattttaaattcctgcaacaaaaatgtagtaaaagaaagtagggatcgttccctcaaAGAGTTCCAATTAGTACGTtgtcacaaatcaatcaaaacaaataataagaggggttttgaa
This sequence is a window from Mangifera indica cultivar Alphonso chromosome 20, CATAS_Mindica_2.1, whole genome shotgun sequence. Protein-coding genes within it:
- the LOC123204021 gene encoding protein NONRESPONDING TO OXYLIPINS 2, mitochondrial-like isoform X1, with protein sequence MASSCNRLIQRSSLSFIRSAIRSSAPKSQSTRSATSVLSPPHTNPSPSPIRRVFLSRSPSELGCVQSLLPLHSVVASARMTSCLSTTSKSCRSLSQELGLSVPR
- the LOC123204021 gene encoding protein NONRESPONDING TO OXYLIPINS 2, mitochondrial-like isoform X2; its protein translation is MASSCNRLIQRSSLSFIRSAIRSSAPKSQSTRSATSVLSPPHTNPSPSPIRRVFLSRSPSELGCVQSLLPLHSVVASARMTSCLSTTSKSCRSLSQDGIDGT